From the Acetomicrobium sp. S15 = DSM 107314 genome, one window contains:
- a CDS encoding TIGR00725 family protein, with protein MSFEAKKKIVAVMGTSTPDAELFEMAKEVGLLLAKSGAVIVCGGKGGVMEAVCLGASTAGGTSIGILPSAQDEPNPYVTIPIRTTLGEARNAVIASAGEVAIAIGGGFGTLSEIGLALRMGKAVVGLHTWEAFDHEGAPLPVFRAQSPSEAVEKALSLCSEVKS; from the coding sequence AAGAAAATAGTGGCCGTTATGGGCACCTCGACTCCGGACGCCGAGCTTTTTGAGATGGCCAAAGAAGTCGGCCTTCTTTTGGCCAAAAGCGGCGCTGTCATCGTATGTGGGGGCAAGGGTGGCGTGATGGAGGCCGTCTGCTTGGGCGCTTCGACTGCGGGAGGTACCTCTATCGGGATATTGCCGAGTGCGCAGGACGAGCCTAATCCGTATGTCACGATACCCATACGCACGACGCTCGGTGAGGCGCGAAACGCCGTTATAGCTTCGGCCGGCGAGGTGGCGATAGCCATCGGCGGTGGCTTTGGCACGCTCTCTGAAATAGGGTTAGCCCTTAGGATGGGTAAAGCCGTAGTGGGCCTTCATACGTGGGAAGCTTTTGACCATGAAGGCGCGCCGCTCCCCGTTTTTCGCGCCCAAAGTCCGAGCGAAGCGGTGGAAAAGGCATTGAGTTTATGCAGCGAGGTGAAAAGCTGA